In Sorghum bicolor cultivar BTx623 chromosome 10, Sorghum_bicolor_NCBIv3, whole genome shotgun sequence, one genomic interval encodes:
- the LOC8063826 gene encoding probable aminodeoxychorismate synthase, chloroplastic isoform X2, with translation MAALRLPAQPAARLSHLPTPVSASAAARRVSPPRHLVVRRAKGEDTPEPPVRTLLIDNYDSYTYNIFQELSVVNGVPPVVVRNDEWTWRDVFNRVYKDRAFDNIVISPGPGSPACPADIGVCLRILLECGDVPILGVCLGHQALGFVHGAKIVHAPEAIHGRLSEIEHDGSYLFNCVPSGRNSGFKVVRYHSLVIESGSLPDDLSSIAWTASRNLLSYLESDRSNVGTFLGSLDNNFITNPLEYNNNSGELSNIGHASESDDGRVIMGIRHSSRPHFGVQFHPESVATHHGRQIFRNFKKMTGDFGLCSSWLQERKVHSIGKLEKSQVNSARHRDSIPKDLLRTKRMELSEPVGSCVLGKRGTGKKCLRLRWKKIENFLCPTVGSEDIFAVLFGHQSGEDTFWLDSSSVDQNRARFSFMGGKGGSLWKQMTFHLSGQRANCGGTLITQDAYGYTAKNFIKEGFLEFLNKEIESIQYNEKDYEGLPFEFHGGFVGYLGYGLKVECDASSNNAKSSTPDACFVFADNTVVVDHSNGDVYILSLHDEFYSSNGDGICKNSTHTSWLVETEKKLLRLGGMPPGSPINGKAYARSSSVHKQSFVVEKSKDQYIREVQSCLDYIRDGESYELCLTTQMKRRVDYINALQLYLKLRKQNPAPYAAWLNFSSENLSICCSSPERFLRLDRGGVLEAKPIKGTIARGRTPEEDECLRLQLKYSEKDQAENLMIVDLLRNDLGKVCEPGSVHVPCLMDVESYKTVHTMVSTVRGTKKSNLSPVDCVKAAFPGGSMTGAPKVRSMEILDSLETSPRGVYSGSIGFFSYNHTFDLNIVIRTVVLHDGEASVGAGGAIVALSNPEAEYNEMLLKAKAPTKVVEDFIQTVYSSDRSDSMQTTLS, from the exons ATGGCCGCACTCCGCCTCCCCGCCCAGCCGGCGGCGAGGTTGTCCCACCTTCCAACCCCAGtgtccgcctccgccgccgcgcgtcGGGTCTCGCCCCCTCGCCATCTCGTGGTGCGGCGGGCCAAGGGGGAGGACACGCCGGAGCCGCCGGTGAGGACGCTGCTGATCGACAACTACGACAGCTACACCTACAACATCTTCCAGGAGCTGTCGGTCGTCAACGGCG TGCCGCCGGTGGTCGTGCGCAACGACGAGTGGACGTGGAGGGACGTCTTCAACCGGGTGTACAAGGACCGGGCCTTCGACAACATCGTCATCTCGCCTGGCCCTGGATCTCCGGCTTGCCCCGCCGACATAG GTGTATGTCTACGCATACTTTTGGAGTGTGGAGATGTACCCATATTGGGTGTCTGCCTTGGACATCAG GCCCTGGGATTTGTACATGGTGCTAAGATTGTTCATGCTCCAGAAGCTATACACGGGCGACTCAG TGAAATTGAGCATGATGGATCCTACCTCTTTAATTGTGTCCCGTCAGGTAGAAATTCTGGCTTCAAG GTAGTGAGGTATCATTCACTTGTAATAGAATCTGGTTCTCTGCCTGATGATCTTTCATCTATAGCGTGGACTGCTTCTCGAAATTTGCTTTCTTACCTTGAAAGTGATCGAAGCAATGTTGGTACCTTCTTGGGATCATTGGACAACAACTTCATCACAAACCCTCTAGAGTACAATAACAATAGTGGGGAACTATCCAATATAGGACATGCTAGTGAGTCAGATGATGGCAGAGTTATCATGGGCATCAGGCACTCTAGCAGGCCTCATTTTGGAGTGCAG TTTCACCCAGAGAGCGTTGCTACTCATCATGGAAGACAGATTTTCCGAAACTTTAAGAAGATGACAGGAGATTTTGGATTGTGCTCGTCATGGCTCCAGGAAAGAAAGGTTCACAGTATTGGTAAACTGGAAAAATCTCAA GTCAATTCTGCAAGACATCGTGATTCTATCCCTAAGGACTTGTTGCGTACTAAAAGAATGGAGCTTTCAGAGCCTGTTGGGTCTTGTGTACTTGGAAAGAGAGGCACTGGGAAAAAGTGTTTACGATTACGATGGAAGAAGATTGAAAATTTCCTCTGTCCCACAGTTGGCTCTGAAGACATATTTGCGGTGCTTTTTGGCCATCAAAGTGGTGAAGACACGTTTTGGTTGGATAGCTCATCAGTCGACCAG AATAGAGCACGTTTTTCATTCATGGGTGGCAAAGGTGGGTCCCTGTGGAAGCAAATGACATTCCACTTATCTGGTCAAAG AGCCAATTGTGGAGGAACGCTTATTACCCAAGATGCTTATGGATATACTGCTAAAAACTTCATCAAAGAGGGCTTCTTGGAGTTCCTTAACAAG GAGATCGAGTCCATTCAATACAACGAGAAGGATTATGAAGGGCTGCCCTTTGAATTCCATGGTGGCTTCGTTGGATATCTGGG GTATGGTCTTAAAGTGGAGTGTGATGCATCATCCAACAATGCCAAATCAAGTACTCctgatgcatgcttcgtcttTGCTGATAACACTGTGGTGGTTGATCACAGTAATGGTGATGTGTATATTTTGTCACTGCATGATGAATTTTATTCTAGTAATGGAGATGGGATATGCAAAAATTCAACACATACTTCATGGTTAGTTGAGACTGAGAAGAAGCTTCTCAGGTTGGGTGGTATGCCCCCAGGATCACCAATTAATGGGAAGGCATATGCTAGATCATCCAGTGTGCATAAGCAGAGTTTTGTTGTCGAGAAATCAAAGGATCAGTATATTAGAGAGGTTCAGAGTTGCTTGGACTATATCAGGGATGGAGAAAGCTATGAGTTGTGCTTAACTACTCAGATGAAGAGAAGAGTAGACTATATAAATGCGCTCCAACTCTACCTTAAACTGAGAAAACAAAATCCAGCGCCTTATGCAGCCTGGCTTAACTTCTCCTCAGAAAACTTGAGCATATGTTGCTCTTCTCCAGAAAGGTTTCTACGACTAGACCGAGGCGGAGTTCTAGAAGCAAAACCAATCAAAGGTACTATAGCACGTGGCAGAACACCAGAGGAAGATGAATGCTTACGTTTGCAGTTGAAATACAG TGAAAAGGATCAGGCTGAGAACTTGATGATTGTTGATCTCCTAAGAAATGATCTTGGAAAGGTTTGTGAACCAGGGAGTGTGCATGTCCCTTGTCTCATGGATGTAGAATCATATAAAACTGTCCACACCATGGTGAGTACCGTCCGTGGAACAAAGAAGTCAAATCTAAGCCCTGTTGATTGTGTGAAAGCAGCCTTTCCAGGTGGTTCAATGACTGGGGCCCCGAAAGTTAGATCAATGGAGATCCTTGATTCACTTGAAACTAGTCCAAGAGGTGTGTACTCAGGATCCATTGGGTTCTTTTCGTATAACCACACATTCGATCTGAACATTGTGATTCGAACGGTTGTCCTGCATGATGGAGAAGCCTCGGTAGGGGCAGGTGGGGCGATCGTAGCACTGTCAAACCCAGAAGCAGAATACAACGAAATGTTGCTTAAAGCAAAAGCACCAACAAAGGTGGTTGAGGATTTCATTCAAACAGTTTACAGCTCAGATCGATCAGATTCGATGCAGACAACCTTAAGCTAG
- the LOC8063826 gene encoding probable aminodeoxychorismate synthase, chloroplastic isoform X3: MAALRLPAQPAARLSHLPTPVSASAAARRVSPPRHLVVRRAKGEDTPEPPVRTLLIDNYDSYTYNIFQELSVVNGVPPVVVRNDEWTWRDVFNRVYKDRAFDNIVISPGPGSPACPADIGVCLRILLECGDVPILGVCLGHQALGFVHGAKIVHAPEAIHGRLSEIEHDGSYLFNCVPSGRNSGFKVVRYHSLVIESGSLPDDLSSIAWTASRNLLSYLESDRSNVGTFLGSLDNNFITNPLEYNNNSGELSNIGHASESDDGRVIMGIRHSSRPHFGVQFHPESVATHHGRQIFRNFKKMTGDFGLCSSWLQERKVHSIETPVVLQVNSARHRDSIPKDLLRTKRMELSEPVGSCVLGKRGTGKKCLRLRWKKIENFLCPTVGSEDIFAVLFGHQSGEDTFWLDSSSVDQNRARFSFMGGKGGSLWKQMTFHLSGQRANCGGTLITQDAYGYTAKNFIKEGFLEFLNKEIESIQYNEKDYEGLPFEFHGGFVGYLGYGLKVECDASSNNAKSSTPDACFVFADNTVVVDHSNGDVYILSLHDEFYSSNGDGICKNSTHTSWLVETEKKLLRLGGMPPGSPINGKAYARSSSVHKQSFVVEKSKDQYIREVQSCLDYIRDGESYELCLTTQMKRRVDYINALQLYLKLRKQNPAPYAAWLNFSSENLSICCSSPERFLRLDRGGVLEAKPIKGTIARGRTPEEDECLRLQLKYSEKDQAENLMIVDLLRNDLGKVCEPGSVHVPCLMDVESYKTVHTMVSTVRGTKKSNLSPVDCVKAAFPGGSMTGAPKVRSMEILDSLETSPRGVYSGSIGFFSYNHTFDLNIVIRTVVLHDGEASVGAGGAIVALSNPEAEYNEMLLKAKAPTKVVEDFIQTVYSSDRSDSMQTTLS; this comes from the exons ATGGCCGCACTCCGCCTCCCCGCCCAGCCGGCGGCGAGGTTGTCCCACCTTCCAACCCCAGtgtccgcctccgccgccgcgcgtcGGGTCTCGCCCCCTCGCCATCTCGTGGTGCGGCGGGCCAAGGGGGAGGACACGCCGGAGCCGCCGGTGAGGACGCTGCTGATCGACAACTACGACAGCTACACCTACAACATCTTCCAGGAGCTGTCGGTCGTCAACGGCG TGCCGCCGGTGGTCGTGCGCAACGACGAGTGGACGTGGAGGGACGTCTTCAACCGGGTGTACAAGGACCGGGCCTTCGACAACATCGTCATCTCGCCTGGCCCTGGATCTCCGGCTTGCCCCGCCGACATAG GTGTATGTCTACGCATACTTTTGGAGTGTGGAGATGTACCCATATTGGGTGTCTGCCTTGGACATCAG GCCCTGGGATTTGTACATGGTGCTAAGATTGTTCATGCTCCAGAAGCTATACACGGGCGACTCAG TGAAATTGAGCATGATGGATCCTACCTCTTTAATTGTGTCCCGTCAGGTAGAAATTCTGGCTTCAAG GTAGTGAGGTATCATTCACTTGTAATAGAATCTGGTTCTCTGCCTGATGATCTTTCATCTATAGCGTGGACTGCTTCTCGAAATTTGCTTTCTTACCTTGAAAGTGATCGAAGCAATGTTGGTACCTTCTTGGGATCATTGGACAACAACTTCATCACAAACCCTCTAGAGTACAATAACAATAGTGGGGAACTATCCAATATAGGACATGCTAGTGAGTCAGATGATGGCAGAGTTATCATGGGCATCAGGCACTCTAGCAGGCCTCATTTTGGAGTGCAG TTTCACCCAGAGAGCGTTGCTACTCATCATGGAAGACAGATTTTCCGAAACTTTAAGAAGATGACAGGAGATTTTGGATTGTGCTCGTCATGGCTCCAGGAAAGAAAGGTTCACAGTATTG AGACTCCTGTTGTTCTGCAGGTCAATTCTGCAAGACATCGTGATTCTATCCCTAAGGACTTGTTGCGTACTAAAAGAATGGAGCTTTCAGAGCCTGTTGGGTCTTGTGTACTTGGAAAGAGAGGCACTGGGAAAAAGTGTTTACGATTACGATGGAAGAAGATTGAAAATTTCCTCTGTCCCACAGTTGGCTCTGAAGACATATTTGCGGTGCTTTTTGGCCATCAAAGTGGTGAAGACACGTTTTGGTTGGATAGCTCATCAGTCGACCAG AATAGAGCACGTTTTTCATTCATGGGTGGCAAAGGTGGGTCCCTGTGGAAGCAAATGACATTCCACTTATCTGGTCAAAG AGCCAATTGTGGAGGAACGCTTATTACCCAAGATGCTTATGGATATACTGCTAAAAACTTCATCAAAGAGGGCTTCTTGGAGTTCCTTAACAAG GAGATCGAGTCCATTCAATACAACGAGAAGGATTATGAAGGGCTGCCCTTTGAATTCCATGGTGGCTTCGTTGGATATCTGGG GTATGGTCTTAAAGTGGAGTGTGATGCATCATCCAACAATGCCAAATCAAGTACTCctgatgcatgcttcgtcttTGCTGATAACACTGTGGTGGTTGATCACAGTAATGGTGATGTGTATATTTTGTCACTGCATGATGAATTTTATTCTAGTAATGGAGATGGGATATGCAAAAATTCAACACATACTTCATGGTTAGTTGAGACTGAGAAGAAGCTTCTCAGGTTGGGTGGTATGCCCCCAGGATCACCAATTAATGGGAAGGCATATGCTAGATCATCCAGTGTGCATAAGCAGAGTTTTGTTGTCGAGAAATCAAAGGATCAGTATATTAGAGAGGTTCAGAGTTGCTTGGACTATATCAGGGATGGAGAAAGCTATGAGTTGTGCTTAACTACTCAGATGAAGAGAAGAGTAGACTATATAAATGCGCTCCAACTCTACCTTAAACTGAGAAAACAAAATCCAGCGCCTTATGCAGCCTGGCTTAACTTCTCCTCAGAAAACTTGAGCATATGTTGCTCTTCTCCAGAAAGGTTTCTACGACTAGACCGAGGCGGAGTTCTAGAAGCAAAACCAATCAAAGGTACTATAGCACGTGGCAGAACACCAGAGGAAGATGAATGCTTACGTTTGCAGTTGAAATACAG TGAAAAGGATCAGGCTGAGAACTTGATGATTGTTGATCTCCTAAGAAATGATCTTGGAAAGGTTTGTGAACCAGGGAGTGTGCATGTCCCTTGTCTCATGGATGTAGAATCATATAAAACTGTCCACACCATGGTGAGTACCGTCCGTGGAACAAAGAAGTCAAATCTAAGCCCTGTTGATTGTGTGAAAGCAGCCTTTCCAGGTGGTTCAATGACTGGGGCCCCGAAAGTTAGATCAATGGAGATCCTTGATTCACTTGAAACTAGTCCAAGAGGTGTGTACTCAGGATCCATTGGGTTCTTTTCGTATAACCACACATTCGATCTGAACATTGTGATTCGAACGGTTGTCCTGCATGATGGAGAAGCCTCGGTAGGGGCAGGTGGGGCGATCGTAGCACTGTCAAACCCAGAAGCAGAATACAACGAAATGTTGCTTAAAGCAAAAGCACCAACAAAGGTGGTTGAGGATTTCATTCAAACAGTTTACAGCTCAGATCGATCAGATTCGATGCAGACAACCTTAAGCTAG
- the LOC8063826 gene encoding probable aminodeoxychorismate synthase, chloroplastic isoform X1, translating to MAALRLPAQPAARLSHLPTPVSASAAARRVSPPRHLVVRRAKGEDTPEPPVRTLLIDNYDSYTYNIFQELSVVNGVPPVVVRNDEWTWRDVFNRVYKDRAFDNIVISPGPGSPACPADIGVCLRILLECGDVPILGVCLGHQALGFVHGAKIVHAPEAIHGRLSEIEHDGSYLFNCVPSGRNSGFKVVRYHSLVIESGSLPDDLSSIAWTASRNLLSYLESDRSNVGTFLGSLDNNFITNPLEYNNNSGELSNIGHASESDDGRVIMGIRHSSRPHFGVQFHPESVATHHGRQIFRNFKKMTGDFGLCSSWLQERKVHSIVETPVVLQVNSARHRDSIPKDLLRTKRMELSEPVGSCVLGKRGTGKKCLRLRWKKIENFLCPTVGSEDIFAVLFGHQSGEDTFWLDSSSVDQNRARFSFMGGKGGSLWKQMTFHLSGQRANCGGTLITQDAYGYTAKNFIKEGFLEFLNKEIESIQYNEKDYEGLPFEFHGGFVGYLGYGLKVECDASSNNAKSSTPDACFVFADNTVVVDHSNGDVYILSLHDEFYSSNGDGICKNSTHTSWLVETEKKLLRLGGMPPGSPINGKAYARSSSVHKQSFVVEKSKDQYIREVQSCLDYIRDGESYELCLTTQMKRRVDYINALQLYLKLRKQNPAPYAAWLNFSSENLSICCSSPERFLRLDRGGVLEAKPIKGTIARGRTPEEDECLRLQLKYSEKDQAENLMIVDLLRNDLGKVCEPGSVHVPCLMDVESYKTVHTMVSTVRGTKKSNLSPVDCVKAAFPGGSMTGAPKVRSMEILDSLETSPRGVYSGSIGFFSYNHTFDLNIVIRTVVLHDGEASVGAGGAIVALSNPEAEYNEMLLKAKAPTKVVEDFIQTVYSSDRSDSMQTTLS from the exons ATGGCCGCACTCCGCCTCCCCGCCCAGCCGGCGGCGAGGTTGTCCCACCTTCCAACCCCAGtgtccgcctccgccgccgcgcgtcGGGTCTCGCCCCCTCGCCATCTCGTGGTGCGGCGGGCCAAGGGGGAGGACACGCCGGAGCCGCCGGTGAGGACGCTGCTGATCGACAACTACGACAGCTACACCTACAACATCTTCCAGGAGCTGTCGGTCGTCAACGGCG TGCCGCCGGTGGTCGTGCGCAACGACGAGTGGACGTGGAGGGACGTCTTCAACCGGGTGTACAAGGACCGGGCCTTCGACAACATCGTCATCTCGCCTGGCCCTGGATCTCCGGCTTGCCCCGCCGACATAG GTGTATGTCTACGCATACTTTTGGAGTGTGGAGATGTACCCATATTGGGTGTCTGCCTTGGACATCAG GCCCTGGGATTTGTACATGGTGCTAAGATTGTTCATGCTCCAGAAGCTATACACGGGCGACTCAG TGAAATTGAGCATGATGGATCCTACCTCTTTAATTGTGTCCCGTCAGGTAGAAATTCTGGCTTCAAG GTAGTGAGGTATCATTCACTTGTAATAGAATCTGGTTCTCTGCCTGATGATCTTTCATCTATAGCGTGGACTGCTTCTCGAAATTTGCTTTCTTACCTTGAAAGTGATCGAAGCAATGTTGGTACCTTCTTGGGATCATTGGACAACAACTTCATCACAAACCCTCTAGAGTACAATAACAATAGTGGGGAACTATCCAATATAGGACATGCTAGTGAGTCAGATGATGGCAGAGTTATCATGGGCATCAGGCACTCTAGCAGGCCTCATTTTGGAGTGCAG TTTCACCCAGAGAGCGTTGCTACTCATCATGGAAGACAGATTTTCCGAAACTTTAAGAAGATGACAGGAGATTTTGGATTGTGCTCGTCATGGCTCCAGGAAAGAAAGGTTCACAGTATTG TAGAGACTCCTGTTGTTCTGCAGGTCAATTCTGCAAGACATCGTGATTCTATCCCTAAGGACTTGTTGCGTACTAAAAGAATGGAGCTTTCAGAGCCTGTTGGGTCTTGTGTACTTGGAAAGAGAGGCACTGGGAAAAAGTGTTTACGATTACGATGGAAGAAGATTGAAAATTTCCTCTGTCCCACAGTTGGCTCTGAAGACATATTTGCGGTGCTTTTTGGCCATCAAAGTGGTGAAGACACGTTTTGGTTGGATAGCTCATCAGTCGACCAG AATAGAGCACGTTTTTCATTCATGGGTGGCAAAGGTGGGTCCCTGTGGAAGCAAATGACATTCCACTTATCTGGTCAAAG AGCCAATTGTGGAGGAACGCTTATTACCCAAGATGCTTATGGATATACTGCTAAAAACTTCATCAAAGAGGGCTTCTTGGAGTTCCTTAACAAG GAGATCGAGTCCATTCAATACAACGAGAAGGATTATGAAGGGCTGCCCTTTGAATTCCATGGTGGCTTCGTTGGATATCTGGG GTATGGTCTTAAAGTGGAGTGTGATGCATCATCCAACAATGCCAAATCAAGTACTCctgatgcatgcttcgtcttTGCTGATAACACTGTGGTGGTTGATCACAGTAATGGTGATGTGTATATTTTGTCACTGCATGATGAATTTTATTCTAGTAATGGAGATGGGATATGCAAAAATTCAACACATACTTCATGGTTAGTTGAGACTGAGAAGAAGCTTCTCAGGTTGGGTGGTATGCCCCCAGGATCACCAATTAATGGGAAGGCATATGCTAGATCATCCAGTGTGCATAAGCAGAGTTTTGTTGTCGAGAAATCAAAGGATCAGTATATTAGAGAGGTTCAGAGTTGCTTGGACTATATCAGGGATGGAGAAAGCTATGAGTTGTGCTTAACTACTCAGATGAAGAGAAGAGTAGACTATATAAATGCGCTCCAACTCTACCTTAAACTGAGAAAACAAAATCCAGCGCCTTATGCAGCCTGGCTTAACTTCTCCTCAGAAAACTTGAGCATATGTTGCTCTTCTCCAGAAAGGTTTCTACGACTAGACCGAGGCGGAGTTCTAGAAGCAAAACCAATCAAAGGTACTATAGCACGTGGCAGAACACCAGAGGAAGATGAATGCTTACGTTTGCAGTTGAAATACAG TGAAAAGGATCAGGCTGAGAACTTGATGATTGTTGATCTCCTAAGAAATGATCTTGGAAAGGTTTGTGAACCAGGGAGTGTGCATGTCCCTTGTCTCATGGATGTAGAATCATATAAAACTGTCCACACCATGGTGAGTACCGTCCGTGGAACAAAGAAGTCAAATCTAAGCCCTGTTGATTGTGTGAAAGCAGCCTTTCCAGGTGGTTCAATGACTGGGGCCCCGAAAGTTAGATCAATGGAGATCCTTGATTCACTTGAAACTAGTCCAAGAGGTGTGTACTCAGGATCCATTGGGTTCTTTTCGTATAACCACACATTCGATCTGAACATTGTGATTCGAACGGTTGTCCTGCATGATGGAGAAGCCTCGGTAGGGGCAGGTGGGGCGATCGTAGCACTGTCAAACCCAGAAGCAGAATACAACGAAATGTTGCTTAAAGCAAAAGCACCAACAAAGGTGGTTGAGGATTTCATTCAAACAGTTTACAGCTCAGATCGATCAGATTCGATGCAGACAACCTTAAGCTAG
- the LOC8063826 gene encoding probable aminodeoxychorismate synthase, chloroplastic isoform X4: MAALRLPAQPAARLSHLPTPVSASAAARRVSPPRHLVVRRAKGEDTPEPPVRTLLIDNYDSYTYNIFQELSVVNGVPPVVVRNDEWTWRDVFNRVYKDRAFDNIVISPGPGSPACPADIGVCLRILLECGDVPILGVCLGHQALGFVHGAKIVHAPEAIHGRLSEIEHDGSYLFNCVPSGRNSGFKVVRYHSLVIESGSLPDDLSSIAWTASRNLLSYLESDRSNVGTFLGSLDNNFITNPLEYNNNSGELSNIGHASESDDGRVIMGIRHSSRPHFGVQFHPESVATHHGRQIFRNFKKMTGDFGLCSSWLQERKVNSARHRDSIPKDLLRTKRMELSEPVGSCVLGKRGTGKKCLRLRWKKIENFLCPTVGSEDIFAVLFGHQSGEDTFWLDSSSVDQNRARFSFMGGKGGSLWKQMTFHLSGQRANCGGTLITQDAYGYTAKNFIKEGFLEFLNKEIESIQYNEKDYEGLPFEFHGGFVGYLGYGLKVECDASSNNAKSSTPDACFVFADNTVVVDHSNGDVYILSLHDEFYSSNGDGICKNSTHTSWLVETEKKLLRLGGMPPGSPINGKAYARSSSVHKQSFVVEKSKDQYIREVQSCLDYIRDGESYELCLTTQMKRRVDYINALQLYLKLRKQNPAPYAAWLNFSSENLSICCSSPERFLRLDRGGVLEAKPIKGTIARGRTPEEDECLRLQLKYSEKDQAENLMIVDLLRNDLGKVCEPGSVHVPCLMDVESYKTVHTMVSTVRGTKKSNLSPVDCVKAAFPGGSMTGAPKVRSMEILDSLETSPRGVYSGSIGFFSYNHTFDLNIVIRTVVLHDGEASVGAGGAIVALSNPEAEYNEMLLKAKAPTKVVEDFIQTVYSSDRSDSMQTTLS, translated from the exons ATGGCCGCACTCCGCCTCCCCGCCCAGCCGGCGGCGAGGTTGTCCCACCTTCCAACCCCAGtgtccgcctccgccgccgcgcgtcGGGTCTCGCCCCCTCGCCATCTCGTGGTGCGGCGGGCCAAGGGGGAGGACACGCCGGAGCCGCCGGTGAGGACGCTGCTGATCGACAACTACGACAGCTACACCTACAACATCTTCCAGGAGCTGTCGGTCGTCAACGGCG TGCCGCCGGTGGTCGTGCGCAACGACGAGTGGACGTGGAGGGACGTCTTCAACCGGGTGTACAAGGACCGGGCCTTCGACAACATCGTCATCTCGCCTGGCCCTGGATCTCCGGCTTGCCCCGCCGACATAG GTGTATGTCTACGCATACTTTTGGAGTGTGGAGATGTACCCATATTGGGTGTCTGCCTTGGACATCAG GCCCTGGGATTTGTACATGGTGCTAAGATTGTTCATGCTCCAGAAGCTATACACGGGCGACTCAG TGAAATTGAGCATGATGGATCCTACCTCTTTAATTGTGTCCCGTCAGGTAGAAATTCTGGCTTCAAG GTAGTGAGGTATCATTCACTTGTAATAGAATCTGGTTCTCTGCCTGATGATCTTTCATCTATAGCGTGGACTGCTTCTCGAAATTTGCTTTCTTACCTTGAAAGTGATCGAAGCAATGTTGGTACCTTCTTGGGATCATTGGACAACAACTTCATCACAAACCCTCTAGAGTACAATAACAATAGTGGGGAACTATCCAATATAGGACATGCTAGTGAGTCAGATGATGGCAGAGTTATCATGGGCATCAGGCACTCTAGCAGGCCTCATTTTGGAGTGCAG TTTCACCCAGAGAGCGTTGCTACTCATCATGGAAGACAGATTTTCCGAAACTTTAAGAAGATGACAGGAGATTTTGGATTGTGCTCGTCATGGCTCCAGGAAAGAAAG GTCAATTCTGCAAGACATCGTGATTCTATCCCTAAGGACTTGTTGCGTACTAAAAGAATGGAGCTTTCAGAGCCTGTTGGGTCTTGTGTACTTGGAAAGAGAGGCACTGGGAAAAAGTGTTTACGATTACGATGGAAGAAGATTGAAAATTTCCTCTGTCCCACAGTTGGCTCTGAAGACATATTTGCGGTGCTTTTTGGCCATCAAAGTGGTGAAGACACGTTTTGGTTGGATAGCTCATCAGTCGACCAG AATAGAGCACGTTTTTCATTCATGGGTGGCAAAGGTGGGTCCCTGTGGAAGCAAATGACATTCCACTTATCTGGTCAAAG AGCCAATTGTGGAGGAACGCTTATTACCCAAGATGCTTATGGATATACTGCTAAAAACTTCATCAAAGAGGGCTTCTTGGAGTTCCTTAACAAG GAGATCGAGTCCATTCAATACAACGAGAAGGATTATGAAGGGCTGCCCTTTGAATTCCATGGTGGCTTCGTTGGATATCTGGG GTATGGTCTTAAAGTGGAGTGTGATGCATCATCCAACAATGCCAAATCAAGTACTCctgatgcatgcttcgtcttTGCTGATAACACTGTGGTGGTTGATCACAGTAATGGTGATGTGTATATTTTGTCACTGCATGATGAATTTTATTCTAGTAATGGAGATGGGATATGCAAAAATTCAACACATACTTCATGGTTAGTTGAGACTGAGAAGAAGCTTCTCAGGTTGGGTGGTATGCCCCCAGGATCACCAATTAATGGGAAGGCATATGCTAGATCATCCAGTGTGCATAAGCAGAGTTTTGTTGTCGAGAAATCAAAGGATCAGTATATTAGAGAGGTTCAGAGTTGCTTGGACTATATCAGGGATGGAGAAAGCTATGAGTTGTGCTTAACTACTCAGATGAAGAGAAGAGTAGACTATATAAATGCGCTCCAACTCTACCTTAAACTGAGAAAACAAAATCCAGCGCCTTATGCAGCCTGGCTTAACTTCTCCTCAGAAAACTTGAGCATATGTTGCTCTTCTCCAGAAAGGTTTCTACGACTAGACCGAGGCGGAGTTCTAGAAGCAAAACCAATCAAAGGTACTATAGCACGTGGCAGAACACCAGAGGAAGATGAATGCTTACGTTTGCAGTTGAAATACAG TGAAAAGGATCAGGCTGAGAACTTGATGATTGTTGATCTCCTAAGAAATGATCTTGGAAAGGTTTGTGAACCAGGGAGTGTGCATGTCCCTTGTCTCATGGATGTAGAATCATATAAAACTGTCCACACCATGGTGAGTACCGTCCGTGGAACAAAGAAGTCAAATCTAAGCCCTGTTGATTGTGTGAAAGCAGCCTTTCCAGGTGGTTCAATGACTGGGGCCCCGAAAGTTAGATCAATGGAGATCCTTGATTCACTTGAAACTAGTCCAAGAGGTGTGTACTCAGGATCCATTGGGTTCTTTTCGTATAACCACACATTCGATCTGAACATTGTGATTCGAACGGTTGTCCTGCATGATGGAGAAGCCTCGGTAGGGGCAGGTGGGGCGATCGTAGCACTGTCAAACCCAGAAGCAGAATACAACGAAATGTTGCTTAAAGCAAAAGCACCAACAAAGGTGGTTGAGGATTTCATTCAAACAGTTTACAGCTCAGATCGATCAGATTCGATGCAGACAACCTTAAGCTAG